AAATGACAGATTCAATAGTTTGTAGAGAGTTATCGAAATTATTTTTCCAAATATTTCTTCCGTCAACTAAGCCTAAAGATAGTTTTGTGTTGGTGTTATAATGTTTAGATTCAAAAATATCATTTAATTGTAATTGACATCTTACTAAATCTAAATGTAAAGTGTCGATGGGTAGTTTTAGAACAGTGTCTAAATTATCACCATAACAATCAAAGTAGTTTGCTAAAAAGACTTTTAAATTAGGAAATTTGGTACTTATCTCTTCGTAAGTAAATTTAATCGCATCTCTTGCTTGTTCATTTAAATTTAGGGCTAAACAAGGCTCGTCAAATTGAATGTATTCAACATTTAATTGGGTTAGTTGAGTAATAATTTCGAAATAAACAGGTAATAGTTTTTCCAATAAACTTAGTCTATGAAAACCTTCTTCTTTTTCTTTTCCTAATAATAAAAATGTTACAGGTCCAATTAACACAGGTTTGGTTTTAATGCCTAATTCTAATGCTTCTTTGTATTCGTCAATTATTTTGGTTGAGAAAAACTCAAAAGTTTGTTCTTTTTCAAATTCTGGCACTATATAATGGTAGTTCGTGTCAAACCATTTGGTCATTTCCATGGCGGTACAGTCTATTTCTTTATTTTGTATGCCTCTGGCCATTGCAAAGTACAGATCTAATTGGTTTTTATGTTTTAGTTTGTCGTAACGCTTTGGAATACAGCCTACACTTAAGCAAGTATCTAGTACTTGGTCATAAAAAGAAAAATCATTTGAAGGCATACTATCGATTCCTGTATTTTTTTGAAGCTGCCAGTTTTCTTTTCTAATACGACTACCTAACTCTAAAAGCTCTTTTTGATTTGTTTTGCCTGTCCAATAAGCTTCGTTTGCTTTTTTTAGCTCTCTTTGATTTCCGATTCTTGGGTATCCTAAAATTGTAGTTTTCATAAAATTACATTGTTTTTTATATCCTTGCAAAATTAGTTTTATAGATTTTTTATATATAAAAATGCTATTCATTTGGATGTAATAACTATTTTTGAAGTTTATAATAGTTTTATAATCTTTTAGTGGTATCTAAAAATAAGTAAGACAGAAAATAATTCTATAATGCCATTAGATAAAATAGATTTTCGCATCTTAAACATACTTCAAAACAATTCTAATTTAACTACTAAGGAATTAGCGGCTAAGGTAAATTTGTCCACAACACCAGTATTTGAAAGGGTGAAAAAATTAGAAAAGGAGGGTTATATTAAAAAGTATAAAGCCATTTTAGATCCTGAAAAATTAGATAGGGGACTCACGGTGTTTTGTAATATAAGGCTTAAAGAGCATACTCGTAAAATTGGAAATCAATTTGTAAAGGATATTCTCTCTTTAGATGAGGTTATTGAATGTTATAACATTTCTGGAGATTATGATTTTTTATTGAAAGTTTTGGTAAAAGACATGAAAGATTACCAAAATTTTGTTCTAAATCATTTGGGAGAATTACAAAATATAGGAAGTGCTCACAGTACTTTTGTAATGGGGGAGATTAAAAATTCTTATTTAGTTCCTCTTTAGTCTAATTTAAAAGCAAAAAAAACTCGGAAATTAATTTCCGAGTTTTTTAAAGATTGTTTTATTAAGATTCCGTGGGTTTTTCAGCCTTTTCTATTGATATTTTCAATTCTTGAGTGGTTTTATCTAAATCAATTTTAATTTTATCGCCTTCTTCAAGATGAGAGGCTACAATTTCTTCAGCTAAAGCATCTTCAATATATTTTTGAATAGCTCTTTTTAAAGGTCTTGCACCATATTGTCTGTCGAAACCTTTTTCTGCAATATAATCTTTAGCACTTTTGCTAAGTTTTAAGATATATCCTAAGCCTTCAATTCTTGTTAAAAGTTTTTCTAATTCGATATCTATAATTTTGTTGATGTCTTCTTTCTCTAAAGCATTAAATACAACAACATCATCAATTCTATTTAAAAATTCAGGAGCAAAGGATTTTTTTAATGCATTTTCAATAACACTTCTGGCATTGGCATCTTCTTGAGCTTTTTGTGACGCAGTTCCAAACCCTATACCAGTACCAAAATCTTTAAGTTTTCTAGCACCAATATTAGATGTCATAATTATGATCGTGTTTCTGAAATCAATTTTTCTTCCCAAACTATCAGTTAAATAGCCATCATCAAGTACTTGAAGTAGCATATTAAAGACATCAGGATGTGCTTTTTCTATCTCATCTAACAATATAACGGCATACGGTTTACGTCTCACTTTTTCGGTTAATTGACCGCCTTCTTCATAACCAACATATCCTGGAGGAGCTCCAATTAATCTGGAAATAGCAAATTTTTCCATATACTCACTCATGTCAATTCTAACGAGCGATTCTTCACTATCAAATAGTTCTCTGGATAGTACTTTAGCTAACTGCGTTTTACCAACACCAGTTTGACCTAAAAAGATAAATGAACCAATGGGTTTATTTGGGTCTTTAAGTCCAGCACGGTTTCGCTGTATAGCTTTTACAACTTTAGCAACGGCACTGTCTTGCCCTATTACTTTCCCTTTAATAAGATTAGGTAATTCAGCCAGTTTATTGATTTCTGTCTGTGCAATTCTATTTACTGGCACTCCTGTCATCATGGAGACCACATCAGCAACATTATCTTCTGTTACGACTTCTCTGTGTTGTTTAGTGTCTTCTTCCCATTTTTCCTGAGCAATAACTAATTCTTTTTCAATGCGTTTTTCGTCATCCCTAAGTTTAGCAGCTTCTTCATATTTTTGTTTTCTTACAACCGCATTTTTAGTTTCTTTAATGCCTTCTAGTTGCTTTTCGAGTTCTAGAATTTGTTTAGGAACATCAATGTTGGTTATATGTACACGAGACCCCGCTTCATCTAAAGCATCAATAGCTTTATCAGGTAAAAAACGTTCTGTCATGTATCTATTTGTTAACTTAACACAAGCTTTAATGGCTTCTGGCGTATAGTCTACGTTATGATGTTCTTCGTACTTTCCTTTTATATTATTAAGGATTTCAATAGTTTCTTCAACTGTAGTAGGCTCAACAATCACTTTCTGAAAACGGCGTTCTAAAGCACCATCTTTTTCAATATACTGCCTGTATTCATCTAACGTTGTTGCGCCAATACATTGAATTTCTCCACGAGCTAAGGCGGGTTTAAACATGTTGGAAGCATCTAAACTTCCTGTTGCTCCGCCAGCACCAACTATGGTATGTATTTCATCAATAAAAAGGATAACATCGTCATTCTTTTCAAGTTCATTCATAACAGCTTTCATGCGCTCTTCAAACTGTCCGCGATATTTTGTCCCCGCGACTAAACTTGCTAAATCTAAAGTCACAACACGTTTATTAAATAAAATACGCGATACTTTTCGCTTAACAATTCTAAGCGCCAAACCTTCAGCAATGGCAGATTTACCAACACCAGGTTCACCAATTAAAAGCGGATTGTTTTTTTTACGTCTACTTAAAATCTGTGAGACACGTTGTATTTCCTTTTCACGACCAACAACAGGATCAAGCTTTCCTTCTTCCGCTAAAGCGGTTAAATCACGTCCAAAATTATCTAAAACAGGTGTTTTGGACTTCTTATTTGCTTTTCCAGCAGGCGTATTAAAAATATTTTCCTTTGAAGCATCAC
The Flavivirga spongiicola genome window above contains:
- a CDS encoding Lrp/AsnC family transcriptional regulator, whose protein sequence is MPLDKIDFRILNILQNNSNLTTKELAAKVNLSTTPVFERVKKLEKEGYIKKYKAILDPEKLDRGLTVFCNIRLKEHTRKIGNQFVKDILSLDEVIECYNISGDYDFLLKVLVKDMKDYQNFVLNHLGELQNIGSAHSTFVMGEIKNSYLVPL
- a CDS encoding ATP-dependent Clp protease ATP-binding subunit — protein: MDDNFSPRVKDVIAYSKEEALRLGHDFIGTEHLMLGLLRDGSGKAINILNALDIDLNHLRRKVEILSPANSNIAVTSNQKKNLHLTRQAERALKTTFLEAKLFQSSSINTAHLLLCILRNENDPTTKLLNKLKVDYDNVKEQFKLMITNDNNYIEPKSEFQDDDMNAEGDASKENIFNTPAGKANKKSKTPVLDNFGRDLTALAEEGKLDPVVGREKEIQRVSQILSRRKKNNPLLIGEPGVGKSAIAEGLALRIVKRKVSRILFNKRVVTLDLASLVAGTKYRGQFEERMKAVMNELEKNDDVILFIDEIHTIVGAGGATGSLDASNMFKPALARGEIQCIGATTLDEYRQYIEKDGALERRFQKVIVEPTTVEETIEILNNIKGKYEEHHNVDYTPEAIKACVKLTNRYMTERFLPDKAIDALDEAGSRVHITNIDVPKQILELEKQLEGIKETKNAVVRKQKYEEAAKLRDDEKRIEKELVIAQEKWEEDTKQHREVVTEDNVADVVSMMTGVPVNRIAQTEINKLAELPNLIKGKVIGQDSAVAKVVKAIQRNRAGLKDPNKPIGSFIFLGQTGVGKTQLAKVLSRELFDSEESLVRIDMSEYMEKFAISRLIGAPPGYVGYEEGGQLTEKVRRKPYAVILLDEIEKAHPDVFNMLLQVLDDGYLTDSLGRKIDFRNTIIIMTSNIGARKLKDFGTGIGFGTASQKAQEDANARSVIENALKKSFAPEFLNRIDDVVVFNALEKEDINKIIDIELEKLLTRIEGLGYILKLSKSAKDYIAEKGFDRQYGARPLKRAIQKYIEDALAEEIVASHLEEGDKIKIDLDKTTQELKISIEKAEKPTES